In Candidatus Methylomirabilota bacterium, one DNA window encodes the following:
- a CDS encoding threonine synthase, with translation MDVPATCALGLRCIECSAEHPLEYLLACPRCRGLLEPVYDLERLRRLGPAAAFTGRGFWRYHAVLPIRDPAHRVTLGEGETPLLEAPALARTLGVRRLLLKFEGTNPTGTIKDRSSATAVAAARQFGFRAISVASTGNAGSSIGAYATRAGLRAFIFCYEQASAPKMHHMGAVASDLILYQGYYDDLIRLWDRMVDELPVFDGGASRNAYKQEGKKTLVYEIAEQSGFRIPDVVVFPVAVGEAFIAGWRGFRELAALGWIERVPLMAAAQSAKANPIARAFRHGGPLAPVKVSYSVAEGLSCGDPAQKGEWVLRILRESKGLATDVEDEAILDTQRLLARTEGLYAGPTGVGTLAALRRLLGERAVDPDQTFCCIISETGLKTEAPVAARTGQAFTYERLVALVRDRLGA, from the coding sequence ATGGATGTCCCGGCGACCTGCGCGCTCGGCCTCCGCTGCATCGAGTGCTCGGCCGAGCACCCGCTCGAGTACCTCCTGGCCTGCCCCCGGTGCCGGGGCCTCCTCGAGCCCGTCTACGACCTCGAGCGCCTGCGCCGGCTGGGCCCGGCCGCCGCCTTCACCGGGCGGGGCTTCTGGCGCTACCACGCGGTCCTGCCCATCCGCGATCCGGCGCACCGGGTCACCCTGGGCGAGGGTGAGACGCCGCTCCTGGAGGCGCCCGCGCTGGCGCGAACCCTCGGCGTGCGGCGTCTGCTCCTGAAGTTCGAAGGGACCAACCCGACCGGGACCATCAAGGACCGCTCCTCGGCCACGGCCGTGGCCGCCGCCCGCCAGTTCGGCTTCCGCGCGATCTCGGTCGCCTCCACCGGGAACGCCGGCTCGTCGATCGGCGCCTACGCGACGCGGGCCGGCCTCCGAGCCTTCATCTTCTGCTACGAGCAGGCCTCGGCGCCCAAGATGCATCACATGGGCGCGGTGGCCTCCGACCTCATCCTGTACCAGGGGTACTACGACGACCTGATCCGGCTGTGGGACCGGATGGTCGACGAGCTTCCGGTCTTCGACGGCGGCGCCAGCCGCAACGCGTACAAGCAAGAGGGGAAGAAGACGCTGGTCTACGAGATCGCCGAGCAGTCGGGCTTCCGCATCCCCGACGTGGTCGTGTTCCCGGTCGCGGTGGGCGAGGCCTTCATCGCGGGCTGGCGCGGCTTCCGGGAGCTCGCCGCGCTCGGCTGGATCGAGCGGGTGCCGCTGATGGCGGCCGCCCAGTCGGCCAAGGCCAACCCGATCGCCCGCGCCTTCCGGCATGGCGGGCCGCTGGCGCCGGTCAAGGTCTCCTACTCGGTGGCCGAGGGGCTGTCGTGCGGCGACCCCGCGCAAAAGGGCGAGTGGGTGCTCCGGATCCTGCGGGAGTCGAAAGGGCTGGCCACCGACGTGGAGGACGAGGCGATCCTCGACACCCAGCGGCTCCTCGCGCGGACGGAAGGCCTCTACGCCGGGCCGACGGGCGTGGGGACCCTCGCCGCCCTCCGGCGCCTTCTGGGCGAACGGGCGGTCGACCCCGACCAGACCTTCTGCTGCATCATCAGCGAGACCGGGCTCAAGACGGAGGCGCCCGTCGCGGCCCGCACGGGCCAGGCTTTCACCTACGAGCGCCTGGTCGCGCTCGTCCGCGATCGGCTCGGCGCCTGA
- a CDS encoding cyclase family protein, giving the protein MQSGWLEQFMRKESADQGGEEGVSRRVFLQGGLVTGVTAGMAAGGALAGAQVAQAQQAAGSQDTPIGPKWWPSRWGPQDEAGASNHITPQKVLETASLIKTGKIYEMGRVYEAGIPAFGARVWALRIPGTPTGGPFGKNKLVYHDEFLATEIGQIGTQFDGLAHIGCIAGKDGDMTEMRYYNGFTEAEMADAYGLKKLGIEKVKPFFTRGILVDVAGVRGRMLDKGEEIKVADVTAALQRGGISEGSIRPGDAIFFNTGWGDLWMKDNARFNSGEPGIGVEVAEWVVQKQVSMIGSDTWATEVVPNPNPDLAFIVHNILITRNGIFNHENLDFTELLKDRVYQFAYVFAPLRMKGATGSPGRPIAIT; this is encoded by the coding sequence ATGCAGTCAGGATGGCTCGAGCAGTTCATGCGGAAGGAGTCGGCGGACCAGGGCGGCGAGGAGGGGGTCTCCCGCCGGGTGTTCCTCCAGGGCGGCCTCGTCACGGGGGTCACCGCCGGGATGGCCGCCGGCGGGGCGCTAGCCGGGGCCCAGGTCGCCCAGGCCCAGCAGGCGGCGGGCAGCCAGGACACGCCGATCGGGCCGAAGTGGTGGCCCTCGCGCTGGGGGCCCCAGGACGAAGCCGGCGCCTCCAACCACATCACGCCGCAAAAGGTCCTCGAGACCGCGAGTCTCATCAAGACCGGCAAGATCTACGAGATGGGGCGGGTGTACGAGGCCGGCATTCCGGCCTTCGGGGCGCGCGTCTGGGCCCTGCGGATCCCCGGCACGCCGACCGGCGGGCCGTTCGGAAAGAACAAGCTGGTCTACCACGACGAGTTCCTCGCCACCGAGATCGGCCAGATCGGCACCCAGTTCGACGGCCTCGCCCACATCGGCTGCATCGCCGGCAAGGACGGCGACATGACCGAGATGCGGTACTACAACGGCTTCACCGAGGCCGAGATGGCCGACGCCTACGGGCTGAAGAAGCTCGGGATCGAGAAGGTCAAGCCCTTCTTTACCCGGGGCATCCTCGTCGACGTGGCCGGGGTGAGGGGACGGATGCTCGACAAGGGTGAGGAGATCAAGGTGGCCGACGTGACGGCCGCCCTCCAGCGGGGCGGGATCTCGGAGGGCAGCATCCGCCCCGGCGACGCCATCTTCTTCAACACCGGCTGGGGCGACCTCTGGATGAAGGACAACGCCCGCTTCAACTCGGGCGAGCCGGGCATCGGCGTCGAGGTGGCCGAGTGGGTCGTCCAGAAACAGGTCTCCATGATCGGGTCCGACACCTGGGCGACGGAGGTGGTCCCGAACCCGAACCCCGACCTCGCCTTCATCGTCCACAACATCCTGATTACCCGGAATGGGATCTTCAACCATGAAAACCTGGACTTTACGGAGCTGCTCAAGGACCGGGTCTACCAGTTCGCCTACGTCTTCGCCCCCCTCCGGATGAAGGGGGCGACCGGCTCTCCCGGCCGTCCCATCGCCATCACGTAG
- a CDS encoding cupin domain-containing protein has translation MCAAATKGYLHLDRIPEEEVTPLIRRKIVTGEKEMVVVWKMKAGAHAAAHRHPHEQIFWVVSGKMEFRLGDERRTCGPGDIGVVPGGIEHEAWFPEDTEVIDIFAPPREDFLGGGTPAYMRKG, from the coding sequence ATGTGCGCCGCTGCCACGAAAGGATACCTCCACCTGGACAGGATTCCCGAGGAGGAGGTCACCCCGCTGATCCGCCGGAAGATCGTCACCGGCGAGAAGGAGATGGTCGTCGTCTGGAAGATGAAGGCGGGCGCCCACGCCGCCGCCCACCGGCACCCCCACGAGCAGATCTTCTGGGTCGTCTCGGGCAAGATGGAGTTCCGGCTGGGCGACGAGCGGCGGACGTGCGGTCCGGGCGACATCGGGGTGGTCCCGGGCGGCATCGAGCACGAGGCCTGGTTCCCCGAGGATACGGAGGTGATCGACATCTTCGCGCCGCCGCGGGAGGACTTCCTCGGTGGCGGCACCCCGGCGTACATGCGCAAAGGGTAG